A single genomic interval of Agarivorans aestuarii harbors:
- the sigZ gene encoding RNA polymerase sigma factor SigZ, giving the protein MNLESVWQQYSDSLKAFLHANLSDAADVDDVLQEILLKTYQNISQLKDAAKVKPWLFQIANNSIIDFYRQQGKSKALRQDQLWYSQDESNIHQQLSQCMSPFIHALPDEEAYMLMSIELEGVSQKDYAKQHGMNYSTLKSRVQKARLEVLKLFQSCCQFTIDSQGRLVEYQRKETTCKDC; this is encoded by the coding sequence ATGAACTTAGAATCAGTATGGCAACAATACAGTGATAGTTTAAAAGCCTTTTTGCACGCTAACTTGAGTGATGCTGCCGACGTAGATGATGTGCTACAAGAGATACTGCTTAAAACCTATCAGAACATCAGCCAATTAAAAGATGCTGCTAAGGTGAAACCTTGGCTGTTTCAAATCGCCAACAACAGTATTATCGATTTTTATCGCCAGCAAGGAAAAAGCAAAGCACTGCGGCAAGACCAGCTTTGGTATAGCCAAGACGAAAGCAATATTCACCAACAGCTTAGTCAGTGTATGTCCCCTTTTATTCACGCCCTACCCGACGAAGAGGCTTATATGCTGATGAGTATTGAGCTAGAAGGCGTATCTCAAAAAGACTATGCAAAACAGCACGGAATGAATTACTCAACCTTAAAATCTCGAGTACAAAAAGCGCGCCTAGAAGTGCTTAAGCTATTTCAGTCTTGTTGCCAGTTCACCATCGATTCACAGGGACGACTTGTTGAATACCAACGTAAAGAAACCACATGCAAAGACTGCTAA
- a CDS encoding glutathione S-transferase family protein, whose amino-acid sequence MIKIVSFKICPFVQRVTAALEAKGITYQIEYISLKGKPQWFLDISPNGQVPVLVTENNTALFESDAIIEYIEDEYGALNDKLSNEQRALDRAWSYLASKHYLSQCSTMGSKTKEDFEQRSENLIKAFAKAEQKLSGTSLFFGTNHLGKVDIAWLPLLHRAHIVKQKTGFDFLCGLPKMQAWKNNLLATDLVSKTVADDFEEKFGDFYLTNTYLAGNSNAPASSCVVSSCC is encoded by the coding sequence ATGATTAAAATTGTTAGCTTTAAAATATGCCCATTTGTACAACGTGTAACCGCAGCGCTTGAGGCCAAAGGTATTACCTACCAAATTGAGTACATCAGTTTAAAAGGCAAACCTCAGTGGTTTTTGGATATTTCACCTAATGGGCAGGTTCCCGTTTTAGTGACAGAAAACAACACTGCGCTGTTTGAATCAGATGCCATTATTGAATACATTGAAGATGAATATGGCGCTCTAAACGATAAGCTTAGTAACGAGCAACGTGCCTTAGACCGAGCGTGGAGTTACTTGGCTAGTAAACACTATTTAAGCCAATGCAGCACCATGGGTAGCAAAACCAAAGAAGATTTTGAACAACGAAGTGAAAACTTGATAAAAGCCTTCGCTAAAGCGGAACAAAAGCTGTCTGGCACCAGCCTATTTTTTGGCACCAATCACCTAGGTAAGGTGGACATTGCCTGGTTGCCTTTGTTGCACCGAGCGCATATTGTTAAACAAAAAACTGGCTTTGACTTTTTGTGTGGCCTACCGAAAATGCAAGCTTGGAAAAACAACTTACTGGCTACAGACTTAGTGAGCAAAACAGTTGCCGATGACTTTGAAGAAAAATTTGGCGATTTTTATCTCACCAATACTTACTTGGCGGGCAACAGCAACGCTCCTGCGTCAAGCTGCGTTGTAAGTTCTTGCTGCTAA
- a CDS encoding CreA family protein — translation MNKILSILLASSFIVACDSNEVADVSLGLLTTKDIKISVLKDPLIDGVTCHIANVEADLDFADPSDMSISCRQTGEITPAMLANIDKSKSGEVVFKKSKSILFKSLKIRRIFDEESQTLMYLSYSTKETSGSYKHSLSTVPLWGTKAYAEPAAITQ, via the coding sequence ATGAACAAGATCCTTAGTATTCTGCTTGCCAGTAGCTTTATAGTTGCTTGCGATAGCAATGAAGTCGCCGATGTATCTTTAGGCTTACTTACCACCAAAGACATTAAAATCAGCGTATTGAAAGATCCGTTAATCGACGGAGTGACCTGTCACATCGCTAATGTAGAAGCCGATCTAGACTTTGCAGACCCCAGCGATATGTCTATATCCTGTCGCCAAACTGGCGAAATCACTCCAGCGATGTTAGCTAACATTGATAAAAGCAAATCTGGCGAAGTGGTGTTTAAAAAGTCGAAAAGCATTTTGTTTAAATCACTCAAAATACGCCGAATTTTTGATGAAGAATCACAAACCCTAATGTATTTATCTTACTCAACCAAAGAAACATCGGGCAGTTACAAACATAGCTTGTCTACAGTACCGCTATGGGGAACCAAAGCCTATGCCGAACCCGCTGCTATAACTCAGTAA
- the rhtB gene encoding homoserine/homoserine lactone efflux protein — protein MLLSVWLTFVAACIVFSISPGAGTVATISHSLSGGFKQACKNIAGLQLALVTHLIIVSIGLGALLASSAIAFTAVKYLGAAYLLYLGISKFFEKSVALTGKDVAVKSSSQLIKQGFIVNLMNPKSIIFLAAFLPQFVNPTQDMTGQYLLLGITVVMIDCAVMFSYATLASAVKPWLGKAKFVALQNRVFGSLFVMMGIALAKVER, from the coding sequence ATGTTGCTCAGTGTATGGCTCACCTTTGTAGCCGCTTGTATTGTATTTAGTATTTCACCGGGAGCTGGCACAGTAGCCACTATTAGCCATTCATTAAGTGGTGGTTTTAAACAGGCATGTAAAAACATAGCTGGCTTACAACTAGCTCTTGTCACTCATCTAATTATTGTGTCTATTGGTTTAGGCGCATTGTTAGCGTCTTCGGCGATAGCGTTCACCGCAGTAAAGTATCTAGGCGCAGCCTACCTCCTTTATTTAGGCATTAGTAAATTCTTTGAGAAATCAGTAGCACTAACTGGAAAAGATGTAGCCGTTAAATCCAGCTCACAACTTATCAAACAAGGGTTTATCGTTAACTTAATGAACCCAAAATCAATTATTTTTCTTGCTGCATTTTTACCGCAGTTTGTTAATCCAACCCAAGATATGACCGGCCAGTACTTGCTTTTAGGGATAACAGTGGTAATGATTGATTGCGCCGTTATGTTTAGTTATGCCACCTTGGCTTCAGCGGTAAAACCATGGTTAGGAAAGGCGAAGTTTGTAGCCTTGCAAAATCGTGTATTTGGCTCGCTGTTTGTAATGATGGGCATTGCCCTGGCTAAAGTAGAGCGATAA